The Gossypium arboreum isolate Shixiya-1 chromosome 4, ASM2569848v2, whole genome shotgun sequence DNA segment AGTTAGGAAGCCTCCTATAGCCGAGTGTGACAAAATTAATACTTGGGGAGCCCATCCCACAATTATAAGCCCTCTTCCTTTTGTTCTTTCCTCAAATCCATCCTCTTTAATCCACTTCTCTACTTGGTTTGATGTTGCATTCTTTCCTCTTAAGACCCAAATGAATGGCTTGTTGGATGCCTCTAATCCCAACCCCAACTCTTTTAGTTCAGGAAACTTGATAGTACTGATGCTTCCAAGGCAAGCATAGATTACAGAGTTGGGTTCTTGAGAATCAAGCCACTTCAGACACTCTTGCTTATTGATTGAAGCCTTGTTGCCTCTTTTAGCCGTATCCAACTCATTTTTGTGGCTGAGAGAAACTGGACCAATACACCAGGATTTCCTTATCTTCTTGTACTCTCTGACATAAGCTGACTCCAGCTCCTCGAAAGTATTAATGATAACCCCATATGATGCTTCGTCAGCTTCTGTTAATGGTTCCATAATTGCCTTCCAGGATTCATCGCGATCGCGGATAAGTGGCAACTGGGCTTTAGTAAATTCGACCTTTTCAGTCAAGCCAGGCACCCTGAAGTATTCCGAATCAGATGTTATGGTCTCAAGTATATTGCAGGATTTTAAGTTGTGATCACAAAGAAGAGAGAAGCAACAAAATCCATGGAACGATATCCTTGGAACCTGAAACTTGGTAGCAATTTTGTGAGTATAATGGAGGCACATGTCTGAAATAATGCAACTGGGTTTTGGTGTCATCTTCTCAAATATTTTATGCACTGCTTCTTCCATCTTGTTTGCTGCAGTGAATAATTTGATTATGTCATTCGTTGAATACAGCATGTCTACATTCTCAACCCCGTCTTGCAATCCTACTTCTTTGCCAGGAAACTGGAGTTGTAGCAAACGGATAGGGCACCCCGACTCAATGGCACGGGCGATTGTATATTGGACTCTCTCTGCATTATGAGGTGTTGTAACTATAGTAACAATCACGTTACGTTGTGCTAACAGTAGGCCAATATCTACCATGGGGATCAAGTGGCCTTGAGCCATGAAAGGGAACAACACAAAGTGAGGCTGGCCGAATAGGTAACTCATAGAAATACGAGTAAATGGAACACGCAAGTTCATTTGCAATAGATGGGAATCAACATCTGTTATATATAGCGAAGTTTGAAGTTCTTTTCAGAATGGTATACTCGGCTGCTGATCTAAGAGCATGCGTAAGAATATTGTTTTATTATGTAGAAGGAAGAGATTGGcttgaaaaagttgaattctgtGGACTGTCGAGCTTCGATGTAAACCATCTTTTTTCTGTTCCATTTCAGTCTGTCCCTGACCGATGACCCTGAGTTTGGTCCTAGTCTTGGCACATTAAACATGTGGCTGGCGATGGCCCTAGAACAAACAGACAAACAAATAAGAAGAAGTTTCAGACGGTAATCAAGTAGAGCTATTGTTTGTGGAACTTGGTTTAGGCCTGGAAGCTTTCTATCAACATTAAAACAAAGTCACCATATTTGGAAAATTATGCTCAGCAATTGGTGCATTATCAATAAGTTTCACCTACGTTCAGTAGGCtacaactcaaaaaaaaaaaaaaaaaattggggttCGTCCTGCTCTTGTAGGTGGTAGTCTATAGATAGACATATCATTTTCTACTAATATTTGTAGGATCCGTATCATTCAGTTCAATATACCATTTCGGATTTACACttatttttaacaaaatatttaatatatgtttaaaaatatatttataaatattaaataaatgagattaaatcaattttaaatataaatactcATTAATAAATCTCATAAATTCAATCTAATATGCTTTCAACCCAAGTGAATCATTAGAACAAGTATCATCTCTTATTTCATTCTCTATTTGTATGGTAAATTTGAATAAAGACACGCTAAAGTTGTATATCTCATAAATCAGTACTGCGTCttatgggttttttttttctcttggtATAATGTAATTATGAAACAAATTTTACAAACTCTTATGCATCATTCAAGAAATCTAGTTTTCTCTACCAATATTTTTGTTTGGAAGGGGACcgaatcaaataaaaaaaacaaagaataaTGAAGTATATGAGAACCCTCATAATCTCCATCCATTCAACAAGGTCTAACTTCCTCAAAATACAATAACCAAAGTACCTAGCAATGGTTGAGCAGTGGTGATAGCTTGTTTATTTTGCATATTTCACGTGCTCAACTCGACTTATTTTTGAATTAATCCTACTAATTGgtgaattttatgtttaaatattgtcAACAATAAAATTCGGATACTGTAAATCAAAGACAAGCAAAAAAAGGAGATTAAATTGAAGCATGGGAAATAGAAGAGAGGCCGAATCGTAAATTTGGGACATTTGAGGGCCTGGCCAAATTTTTAACCTTgtaaaaaccaaatttaaaaaataaaatatgatattattTCATATAATTAGTGGGTAGGTGAAACTAACCTAATTTTAATATATGGTTTATGTATAAATAGGTGGTATGGTACAGACACACCTTGATTTGGCTGGCAATTATATAGAAAATTTGTTTCCTTTCTTATTTTGCGTGAAAGAAGTGCAGGCATTCTACTAACTTTTGTTTCCATTTCAATTGTTTGCTTAATTGTTTCCCAAGCCCTCCCCCTTTCATCTATCACTATTTCAATTTAAATCCACTTCTATAATAAACCAAAGCATGATTAAATTAATGTTTCACTAAATTCAAATTAGCTTTAGGTTGGTATTCTTTTCGGTCAAGAATCATGAGAAATTGTATCCGTACTAAAAATCCTTCAAATAGGTATTCACCATCTCTTCAAAATATCAGGATTGACAAATTCATCTCTTAAAGTTAACTTGATTTCAATTCAAAGAGTGCGCTGGCTTGGAGTCGTTTTGGAGTACAATTGGGAAGACAAGTCGGCCGTGCTGTATTTAGATTCTCGTGAACAAGTTAAGGGAGATTGTGATCAGATTTAAACATCCCACGCGGTTGAGGTCGTTAATCCGGGTTGGGTTCTTCAAAATACAAGGCTGTCGAGGTCTTGAATTGTGAACGCGTGTATCGCGGTTAGACAATCGGTAAGGGTTGGATTGCAGGGTGTACCGGGATCAACTACGAGAGGAAGAACTAGCGATTAGGACGTTCTTAgctgctataaccagcttattgTTTGGAGGAGAAAACAAATTTTCAAGGATGGACTCAAAAATCGAAATCCACCGAGTCTAGGGCTAAGGCTTTATAACTCTGTCTACAAAATCcaaatttatttctcaatttaattttattttcgatttattgaattgtttatttctgctatttcatttatttaatttctagtCATTTCGAAACTCCCCTAATTTATTTACTTTTCATTAGGTTATGTGGAGTTGTGGGCACGTCTTTTGTCACGATTATCAAcacaacaaaaaatttgttcacaAGAGAAACATGAAATTTGACTGTAATCGTCAATCCCTGTGGAATCGACCCTACTACTCTTTACTACTGTTTAGAGTTATTTTATTAtaggaattatttttattttgtggtTTTGACGCCCATCAAGTTTTGGTGCCATTGTTGGGGACtagaaatatttttctaacttttgtTTACTTTCCTTATGACCATATCAGAACTAGGGTTTCCAGAATTTGAACCAAAAATAGAGAAGTTGGCTtgaaaattgcaaagaaaagcCATTCGATGCGGTAAACAACCACATCCTGAGTTCGAAACCGTACCTTACATTGAGGACATTTTCTCATTTGACGATCCAGATGAGTTGGCAGAGCAAATTATATGCCAACTCGTAGTAGTCACAGATGAAAAACAACCCCTATGTATAActtatcttgtaacaccccttacccgttaccgtcgccggaacaggatataaggtattaccagaacataacacataccattaaacataatcgagatatgaatatgtcatccaatttgatagtgcatcgtataacatatgtcttgaacaatattagcccactttaatggcttgtacaaagtatctggtcgagaatcttgtaactaatattttaacctagacaaatatgacacgtaacaaaataattaagcctactatacatgccataattcaaaacgtttagttcaaataccctaaagtatgatagtgcgggtagatcttcacgatccttaactcctgagcaagccgaagaacactataagacaaaagagagaaacaaagtaagcttatagcttagtaagtaagtatgtaaatactaattaaagaatctaacatgtttacacaacaattcaagtttatctactttaacttcactattcattccactttgatttagctgtctctactgcgtcatattcactaaataaatcataactcgggttacaaaactcgaaattcaaatccgtaaaatttccctgaatctagactcataaagctttttgctaatttttttctataatttttggttcagccgattagtacagtttattagttaaagtttcccctgttacacagctcgactgatctgacctctgttcactacgaattgaatatctctcagtacacaattcaaacaaccctgaggtctgtttcatttaaaactagtctcaataaggaatttaggcatgtaaactatatttcttaattttctttgtacaatttttaatgatttttcaaagttggaacaggggatcacgtattcatcctgagcaagtcacatacaattgtaaatatctcaaaatatagaattcctttgcttgctctgtttcttttatatgaaagtagactcattaagctttaattttacatctcattcaacctctaattatattcctcctattttggtgatttttcaaaatcacgtcactgctaccatctaaaaacagttttaatgctaatttcactctttcacacattctttatgctaccctcattttatcttatatatgtatataccacaaatcattttcaccacatttcattcaccataagtgtaggtccaaaccacaatatcaccacaaaaccatcccgttgaacaattcggatcaatcctcgatatttaatggtttcaaagcacacaaccccaccatcatacttcgtttagttcggctctcttgtacacatggtgaacacttagtaccactcatgcgacctaaccgatttgtctcgtagctctcttgtctacatggtgtccttcacttggaatcacgcatgcgacctagctacatttacctttcacgtagctctcttgtctacatggtgtccttcacttggaatcacgcatgcgacctagctacatttatctttcacgtagctctcttgtctacatgggatacatctcgtatcacgcatgtgacctagctactacaggtgtctcgtagctttcttgtacacatgatgtgcactcagcatcatacatgtgacctagctacgcgccctctatttcattcgatctctccaatgttcaaccggatctctctctatatttatttccatttttccaatagtcgatttacattttaacatcagctagtatgtttatataataggctgaaatataagaatgtacatgaaattattgtaatatttacatacaaacttaccttggtgca contains these protein-coding regions:
- the LOC108458234 gene encoding UDP-glycosyltransferase 73C9-like, producing MNLRVPFTRISMSYLFGQPHFVLFPFMAQGHLIPMVDIGLLLAQRNVIVTIVTTPHNAERVQYTIARAIESGCPIRLLQLQFPGKEVGLQDGVENVDMLYSTNDIIKLFTAANKMEEAVHKIFEKMTPKPSCIISDMCLHYTHKIATKFQVPRISFHGFCCFSLLCDHNLKSCNILETITSDSEYFRVPGLTEKVEFTKAQLPLIRDRDESWKAIMEPLTEADEASYGVIINTFEELESAYVREYKKIRKSWCIGPVSLSHKNELDTAKRGNKASINKQECLKWLDSQEPNSVIYACLGSISTIKFPELKELGLGLEASNKPFIWVLRGKNATSNQVEKWIKEDGFEERTKGRGLIIVGWAPQVLILSHSAIGGFLTHCGWNSTIEGISAGVPLITLPLLGDQFCNQKLVVQILKIGVSLGIEKPTMFGDEESGFILKKEEVKNAIYQLIDVGNEGIDRRKRAEVFREKAKKAIEVGGSSYLNITLLIEDIIQQSSKMCLDLTSVSHDGETGIEQK